In Brachypodium distachyon strain Bd21 chromosome 2, Brachypodium_distachyon_v3.0, whole genome shotgun sequence, one genomic interval encodes:
- the LOC100825396 gene encoding crocetin glucosyltransferase, chloroplastic codes for MPAMAREEKVAETKAKAKPAPPHYLVVTFPAQGHISPARHLAQRLLRATPGSRVTLSTAVSACRKMFPENNAAEVELVDGAGIHYAAYSDGHDEGFDREKGDNAAYMRALRLVGAQTLDALLGRFRDEGRPVTRIVYTLLLSWVAAVARAHGVPSALYWIQPATVLAAYFHYLRRTDGVDKAIADAARAGDLWAEVQIPGITAQLRVRDLPSFLISGAVVDDPASSDDPYVMVLAEFLEDLAALAREDDPKVLVNTFDAMEPDAVATLREHGLGVVPVGPLLSFLDAGLGTPAPASNNDLFQQDGKDYMAWLDAQQEGSVVYISFGSLSVMSERQVAEIARGMADSGRPFLWVLRKDNRAGAGIDVDGISEKGGNGMVVEWCEQGKVLGHAAVGCFVTHCGWNSTVESVACGVPAVGVPQWTDQGTNAWLLERIGVGVRAAVSEDDGVLEAEELQRCLAFAASEPVRAQAALWRDKARAAAAQGGSSEKNLRAFMEQAIAPGGGN; via the coding sequence atgccggccatggcgcgTGAGGAGAAGGTGGCGGAGACGAAGGCGAaggcgaagccggcgccgccgcactACCTGGTGGTGACGTTCCCGGCACAGGGCCACATCAGCCCGGCCCGCCACCTGGCCCAGCGCCTCCTGCGGGCCACCCCGGGGTCCCGCGTCACGCTCTCCACCGCCGTCTCCGCCTGCCGCAAGATGTTCCCGGAGAACAacgccgccgaggtcgagcTCGTGGACGGCGCGGGCATCCATTACGCGGCCTACTCGGACGGCCACGACGAAGGGTTCGACCGCGAGAAGGGCGACAACGCGGCCTACATGCGCGCGCTCAGGCTCGTGGGGGCCCAAACCCTGGACGCGCTCCTGGGCCGGTTCCGCGACGAGGGCCGGCCCGTCACGCGGATCGTCTACACGCTGCTCCTCTCCTgggtcgccgccgtggcccgCGCGCACGGGGTCCCCTCCGCGCTCTACTGGATCCAGCCCGCCACCGTGCTCGCTGCCTACTTCCACTACCTCCGCCGCACCGACGGCGTGGACAAAGCCATCGCGGACGCGGCCCGGGCCGGGGACCTGTGGGCCGAGGTCCAGATCCCGGGAATCACGGCCCAGCTCCGCGTCCGCGACCTCCCGTCCTTCCTCatctccggcgccgtcgtcgacgaccCTGCGAGCTCCGACGACCCCTACGTCATGGTCCTGGCCGAGTTCCTCGAGGACCTCGCCGCGCTGGCCCGCGAGGACGATCCGAAGGTtctcgtcaacaccttcgacGCAATGGAGCCCGACGCCGTGGCCACGCTGAGGGAGCACGGCCTCGGCGTCGTCCCCGTCGGCCCTCTGCTCTCCTTCCTCGACGCCGGCCtcggcacgccggcgccggccagcAACAACGACCTGTTCCAGCAGGACGGGAAGGACTACATGGCGTGGCTGGACGCGCAGCAGGAGGGGTCAGTCGTGTACATCTCCTTCGGGTCCCTGTCGGTGATGAGCGagcggcaggtggccgagatCGCCCGCGGCATGGCCGACAGCGGGCGCCCGTTCCTGTGGGTGCTCAGGAAGGACaaccgcgccggcgccggcatcgACGTGGACGGCATCTCTGAGAAGGGCGGCAACGGCATGGTGGTGGAGTGGTGCGAGCAGGGGAAGGTGCTGGGCCACGCGGCGGTGGGGTGCTTCGTGACGCACTGCGGCTGGAACTCCACCGTGGAGAGCGTGGCCTGCGGGGTGCCGGCCGTCGGCGTGCCGCAGTGGACGGACCAGGGGACCAACGCATGGCTGCTCGAGCGGATCGGCGTCGGGGTTAGGGCCGCCGTTAGTGAAGACGATGGCGTGCTGGAGGCCGAAGAGCTGCAGCGGTGCCTGGCGTTCGCGGCGTCGGAGCCGGTGCGCGCCCAGGCCGCGCTCTGGAGGGACaaggcgcgcgccgccgcggcgcaggGCGGCTCGTCCGAGAAGAACCTCAGGGCTTTCATGGAGCAAGCCATCGCCCCTGGCGGCGGCAACTAG